The following coding sequences lie in one Arachis ipaensis cultivar K30076 chromosome B03, Araip1.1, whole genome shotgun sequence genomic window:
- the LOC107631296 gene encoding protein phosphatase 2C 37 translates to MAGICCGVVGEGEATAPIEPSQRPSRRRSLDLLSLRLMTDVATVAAPEASRKRQRMDLCAVPRERGNVAENRGSFVAGQNKEDGSKQLVNNEDGTVSETKRSKVSSQLSLTAEGLGNEKVFEECPKFGVTSVCGRRRDMEDSVCVRPSFCDESHRGFHYFGVFDGHGCSHVATLCKERLHDIVKDEISGAKKDEQELEWKSVMEHGFLRMDDDVHIWSKANHSSACRCELQSPHCDAVGSTAAVAVVTSEKIVVSNCGDSRAVLCRNGVAIPLSSDHKPDRPDELIRVQAAGGRVIYWDVPRVLGMLAMSRAIGDNYLKPYVIPEPEVTVTERRHDDECLIIASDGLWDVVSNDTACGVVRMCLKAQKPPSPPGSPSGSGVAADGSDRACSDASILLTKLALARHSEDNVSVVVVDLRRGQQRTNPNNNDNVN, encoded by the exons ATGGCTGGGATTTGCTGTGGTGTTGTTGGAGAAGGCGAAGCAACGGCTCCAATCGAGCCAAGCCAACGCCCGTCCAGGCGAAGGAGCCTAGACTTGCTTTCTTTGAGGTTAATGACCGACGTGGCGACGGTGGCGGCGCCCGAGGCTTCCCGGAAACGGCAGAGGATGGACCTTTGCGCGGTTCCCAGGGAGCGCGGCAACGTCGCGGAGAACCGCGGCTCCTTTGTTGCCGGGCAGAACAAGGAGGACGGATCTAAGCAGCTGGTTAACAACGAAGATGGCACAGTTTCGGAAACGAAACGGTCCAAGGTTTCTTCTCAGTTGAGTTTGACGGCGGAAGGTTTGGGAAATGAGAAGGTTTTTGAAGAGTGTCCGAAGTTCGGCGTGACTTCCGTTTGCGGAAGGAGACGAGACATGGAGGATTCGGTTTGTGTGCGTCCTTCTTTCTGCGATGAGAGTCACAGAGGGTTCCATTACTTCGGCGTGTTTGACGGTCACGGTTGCTCACAT GTTGCGACGCTGTGCAAGGAGAGGCTGCATGATATTGTGAAGGATGAAATCAGTGGAGCGAAGAAGGATGAACAAGAGTTGGAATGGAAATCCGTGATGGAGCATGGGTTCTTGCGCATGGACGACGACGTACACATCTGGAGCAAGGCGAATCACTCCTCCGCCTGCCGCTGCGAGCTTCAGAGTCCACACTGCGACGCTGTCGGATCCACTGCCGCTGTCGCCGTCGTCACCTCCGAGAAGATCGTTGTCTCCAACTGCGGCGACTCACGCGCGGTGCTCTGCCGCAACGGCGTGGCCATCCCCCTGTCCTCCGATCACAAG CCTGACCGACCCGACGAACTGATCCGGGTTCAAGCAGCAGGAGGGCGCGTGATCTATTGGGATGTTCCCAGGGTGCTTGGGATGCTAGCCATGTCTAGAGCCATAG GGGATAATTATCTGAAACCGTACGTGATCCCGGAACCGGAGGTGACCGTTACTGAGAGGAGACACGATGATGAGTGTTTGATTATTGCGAGTGACGGTTTGTGGGACGTGGTGTCAAATGACACTGCGTGCGGGGTGGTGCGGATGTGTCTCAAGGCGCAGAAGCCGCCGTCGCCGCCGGGGTCTCCGTCGGGGAGTGGCGTGGCAGCGGACGGATCCGATAGGGCGTGCTCAGATGCTTCCATTCTGCTGACGAAGTTGGCGCTGGCGAGGCACAGCGAGGATAATGTGAGCGTGGTGGTAGTTGACTTGAGGAGGGGCCAACAACGGACTAATCCCAACAATAACGACAACGTTAATTGA